The Salvelinus fontinalis isolate EN_2023a chromosome 31, ASM2944872v1, whole genome shotgun sequence genome has a window encoding:
- the LOC129829861 gene encoding prickle-like protein 1 isoform X2: protein MLQSQHGFLCDVDDERKICVHCKCVREEHAVRAVPGQLERMMMKLVSDFQRHSISDDDSGCASEEYAWVPPGLKPEQVYQYFSCIPEDRVPYANSSGERYRIKQLLHQLPAHDSEHQYCNHLDEEEKKELCLFSQQRKRENLGRGMVRLFPVTMTGAICQQCGRQIYGGDIAVFASRAGHGSCWHPQCFQCASCTELLVDLIYFYQDGQIYCGRHHAERMKPRCQACDEIILADECTEAEGRHWHMKHFCCFECEAALGGQRYIMRESRPYCCSCYESFYAEYCDTCGEHIGIDQGQMTYEGQHWHAAESCFCCARCRLPLLGRPFLPRGGLIFCSRPCSLGEDPDNSDSCDSALQSRPPQHRHCETAEKIQQSQRCSPQQPPEGANIPVVPGKDCVHAAQENKGVHISTDVPNGVSPPPNGHRNLRRSYSPLPHCRLANGWAPSWPVDQSLNSLHTGDCDKHPGSNLEFLGEPNGYAGHPLTSFSRGTSTAKDCGNWVEKSSQVTKVFPPPRNSSLPASLNHTSPADPPPLPAPLPTKSRDLMTKPNLHQPEPSSPDHSPQSFRSGTARVSFREPISCSYSVNEEEEEEEEDEEKGEDEEKGEKEEEQVEREEEDGGFGRRLHMEKGIPPQMDLLDGSYQHRSLRRGWNRGRVASDSILHLGTETRFRHSLPDRPRLDALEWRGQRESASLSSHTEPLSLTLQPAQYNKHEDSCSTCSSSSESEEEGYFLGQPIPLPPQLTRRPPSVDGEGDGETKGVKDRGLRNSLRRRKRRANSLGAKDKDTNCAIS, encoded by the exons ATGTTACAGAGTCAGcatggatttctttgtgacgttGATGACGAAAG AAAGATTTGTGTGCACTGTAAGTGTGTGCGTGAGGAGCATGCAGTGCGGGCGGTGCCGGGCCAGCTGGAGAGGATGATGATGAAGCTGGTTTCAGACTTCCAAAGacactccatctctgatgacGACTCGGGCTGTGCATCCGAGGAGTACGCCTGGGTCCCACCTGGACTCAAGCCTGAACAG GTGTATCAGTATTTCAGCTGTATCCCGGAGGACAGAGTGCCCTATGCTAACAGCTCAGGAGAGAGGTACCGCATCAAACAGCTCCTTCACCAGCTACCAGCCCACGACAGTGAG CATCAGTACTGTAACCATCTggatgaggaggagaagaaggagcttTGTCTGTTCAGTcagcagaggaagagggagaaccTGGGCAGAGGCATGGTCAGACTGTTCCCTGTCACCATGACCGGAGCCATCTGCCAACAG tgTGGCAGACAGATCTATGGTGGGGACATTGCAGTGTTTGCCAGCCGAGCGGGGCACGGTAGCTGTTGGCACCCTCAGTGTTTCCAGTGTGCCTCGTGCACTGAGCTGCTGGTAGACCTCATCTACTTCTACCAGGACGGACAGATCTACTGCGGCCGGCACCACGCTGAGAGAATGAAACCACGCTGCCAGGCCTGTGATGAG ATCATTCTAGCAGATGAGTGTACGGAGGCAGAGGGCCGACACTGGCACATGAagcatttctgttgttttgagtgTGAGGCAGCGTTGGGAGGGCAGCGGTACATCATGAGAGAGAGCCGGCCGTACTGCTGCTCCTGCTATGAGTCCTTCTATGCAGAGTACTGTGACACCTGTGGGGAACACATAG GTATAGACCAGGGTCAGATGACCTATGAGGGCCAGCACTGGCATGCAGCCGAGTCGTGTTTCTGCTGTGCCCGCTGTCGGCTCCCCCTGCTGGGGCGACCCTTCCTCCCGCGTGGGGGCCTTATCTTCTGCTCCAGGCCCTGCTCCCTGGGAGAGGACCCAGATAACTCAGACTCGTGTGACTCTGCCCTCCAGAGCCGGCCTCCGCAGCACAGACACTGTGAGACTGCAGAGAAGATCCAACAGTCGCAGCGCTGCTCCCCACAGCAACCACCAGAGGGAGCCAACATCCCTGTTGTCCCAGGAAAAGACTGTGTTCATGCTGCACAGGAAAATAAAG GTGTTCACATCTCTACTGATGTTCCAAATGGAGTCTCCCCACCACCCAACGGTCATCGTAACCTCAGAAGGTCCTACTCTCCACTTCCCCACTGTCGCTTAGCCAATGGCTGGGCACCATCTTGGCCTGTCGACCAATCTCTCAACAGTTTGCACACTGGAGACTGTGACAAGCATCCAGGCAGTAATCTGGAGTTTTTAGGAGAGCCCAACGGCTACGCTGGACACCCTCTCACCAGTTTCAGTAGAGGAACTTCTACTGCAAAGGACTGTGGGAACTGGGTGGAGAAGAGTAGTCAAGTTACGAAAG TGTTTCCTCCCCCGAGGAATTCCTCCTTACCTGCATCACTAAACCACACCAGTCCTGCTGACCCGCCGCCCCTCCCAGCCCCTCTACCCACCAAGTCTCGTGATTTGATGACCAAGCCAAATCTGCACCAACCAGAACCAAGCTCCCCTGACCATAGTCCCCAATCATTTCGCAGTGGGACAGCCAGGGTCAGCTTCCGAGAGCCAATCAGCTGCAGCTACTCTgtgaatgaggaggaggaagaagaagaagaagatgaggagaaaggagaagatgaggagaaaggagaaaaggAAGAAGAAcaggtggagagggaggaagaggatggaggtTTTGGGCGCAGGTTACATATGGAGAAGGGCATTCCACCTCAAATGGACCTACTGG ATGGTTCATACCAACATCGTAGTTTACGGCGGGGGTGGAACCGCGGCCGTGTGGCCTCCGACTCCATTCTCCACCTAGGCACAGAGACACGCTTCCGTCACTCTCTGCCTGATCGGCCCCGTCTGGATGCTCTAGAATGGAGAGGACAGCGGGAGAGTGCTTCCCTCTCTTCCCACACAGAGCCCCTGTCACTCACCCTCCAGCCAGCCCAGTACAACAAACACGAGGACTCCTGCTcaacctgctcctcctcctcagaaTCAGAGGAAGAGGGTTACTTCTTGGGGCAGCCCATCCCCTTGCCCCCCCAGCTAACCCGAAGGCCCCCGTCGGTGgacggagagggg
- the LOC129829861 gene encoding prickle-like protein 1 isoform X1: protein MFKRGSKKRRSNRSQEEEDPDRGQPCIRCGDQCPGFRMHGWRKICVHCKCVREEHAVRAVPGQLERMMMKLVSDFQRHSISDDDSGCASEEYAWVPPGLKPEQVYQYFSCIPEDRVPYANSSGERYRIKQLLHQLPAHDSEHQYCNHLDEEEKKELCLFSQQRKRENLGRGMVRLFPVTMTGAICQQCGRQIYGGDIAVFASRAGHGSCWHPQCFQCASCTELLVDLIYFYQDGQIYCGRHHAERMKPRCQACDEIILADECTEAEGRHWHMKHFCCFECEAALGGQRYIMRESRPYCCSCYESFYAEYCDTCGEHIGIDQGQMTYEGQHWHAAESCFCCARCRLPLLGRPFLPRGGLIFCSRPCSLGEDPDNSDSCDSALQSRPPQHRHCETAEKIQQSQRCSPQQPPEGANIPVVPGKDCVHAAQENKGVHISTDVPNGVSPPPNGHRNLRRSYSPLPHCRLANGWAPSWPVDQSLNSLHTGDCDKHPGSNLEFLGEPNGYAGHPLTSFSRGTSTAKDCGNWVEKSSQVTKVFPPPRNSSLPASLNHTSPADPPPLPAPLPTKSRDLMTKPNLHQPEPSSPDHSPQSFRSGTARVSFREPISCSYSVNEEEEEEEEDEEKGEDEEKGEKEEEQVEREEEDGGFGRRLHMEKGIPPQMDLLDGSYQHRSLRRGWNRGRVASDSILHLGTETRFRHSLPDRPRLDALEWRGQRESASLSSHTEPLSLTLQPAQYNKHEDSCSTCSSSSESEEEGYFLGQPIPLPPQLTRRPPSVDGEGDGETKGVKDRGLRNSLRRRKRRANSLGAKDKDTNCAIS, encoded by the exons CAGGAGGAGGAAGACCCAGACCGGGGACAACCATGTATAAGATGTGGAGACCAGTGTCCTGGCTTTCGCATGCATGGCTGGAG AAAGATTTGTGTGCACTGTAAGTGTGTGCGTGAGGAGCATGCAGTGCGGGCGGTGCCGGGCCAGCTGGAGAGGATGATGATGAAGCTGGTTTCAGACTTCCAAAGacactccatctctgatgacGACTCGGGCTGTGCATCCGAGGAGTACGCCTGGGTCCCACCTGGACTCAAGCCTGAACAG GTGTATCAGTATTTCAGCTGTATCCCGGAGGACAGAGTGCCCTATGCTAACAGCTCAGGAGAGAGGTACCGCATCAAACAGCTCCTTCACCAGCTACCAGCCCACGACAGTGAG CATCAGTACTGTAACCATCTggatgaggaggagaagaaggagcttTGTCTGTTCAGTcagcagaggaagagggagaaccTGGGCAGAGGCATGGTCAGACTGTTCCCTGTCACCATGACCGGAGCCATCTGCCAACAG tgTGGCAGACAGATCTATGGTGGGGACATTGCAGTGTTTGCCAGCCGAGCGGGGCACGGTAGCTGTTGGCACCCTCAGTGTTTCCAGTGTGCCTCGTGCACTGAGCTGCTGGTAGACCTCATCTACTTCTACCAGGACGGACAGATCTACTGCGGCCGGCACCACGCTGAGAGAATGAAACCACGCTGCCAGGCCTGTGATGAG ATCATTCTAGCAGATGAGTGTACGGAGGCAGAGGGCCGACACTGGCACATGAagcatttctgttgttttgagtgTGAGGCAGCGTTGGGAGGGCAGCGGTACATCATGAGAGAGAGCCGGCCGTACTGCTGCTCCTGCTATGAGTCCTTCTATGCAGAGTACTGTGACACCTGTGGGGAACACATAG GTATAGACCAGGGTCAGATGACCTATGAGGGCCAGCACTGGCATGCAGCCGAGTCGTGTTTCTGCTGTGCCCGCTGTCGGCTCCCCCTGCTGGGGCGACCCTTCCTCCCGCGTGGGGGCCTTATCTTCTGCTCCAGGCCCTGCTCCCTGGGAGAGGACCCAGATAACTCAGACTCGTGTGACTCTGCCCTCCAGAGCCGGCCTCCGCAGCACAGACACTGTGAGACTGCAGAGAAGATCCAACAGTCGCAGCGCTGCTCCCCACAGCAACCACCAGAGGGAGCCAACATCCCTGTTGTCCCAGGAAAAGACTGTGTTCATGCTGCACAGGAAAATAAAG GTGTTCACATCTCTACTGATGTTCCAAATGGAGTCTCCCCACCACCCAACGGTCATCGTAACCTCAGAAGGTCCTACTCTCCACTTCCCCACTGTCGCTTAGCCAATGGCTGGGCACCATCTTGGCCTGTCGACCAATCTCTCAACAGTTTGCACACTGGAGACTGTGACAAGCATCCAGGCAGTAATCTGGAGTTTTTAGGAGAGCCCAACGGCTACGCTGGACACCCTCTCACCAGTTTCAGTAGAGGAACTTCTACTGCAAAGGACTGTGGGAACTGGGTGGAGAAGAGTAGTCAAGTTACGAAAG TGTTTCCTCCCCCGAGGAATTCCTCCTTACCTGCATCACTAAACCACACCAGTCCTGCTGACCCGCCGCCCCTCCCAGCCCCTCTACCCACCAAGTCTCGTGATTTGATGACCAAGCCAAATCTGCACCAACCAGAACCAAGCTCCCCTGACCATAGTCCCCAATCATTTCGCAGTGGGACAGCCAGGGTCAGCTTCCGAGAGCCAATCAGCTGCAGCTACTCTgtgaatgaggaggaggaagaagaagaagaagatgaggagaaaggagaagatgaggagaaaggagaaaaggAAGAAGAAcaggtggagagggaggaagaggatggaggtTTTGGGCGCAGGTTACATATGGAGAAGGGCATTCCACCTCAAATGGACCTACTGG ATGGTTCATACCAACATCGTAGTTTACGGCGGGGGTGGAACCGCGGCCGTGTGGCCTCCGACTCCATTCTCCACCTAGGCACAGAGACACGCTTCCGTCACTCTCTGCCTGATCGGCCCCGTCTGGATGCTCTAGAATGGAGAGGACAGCGGGAGAGTGCTTCCCTCTCTTCCCACACAGAGCCCCTGTCACTCACCCTCCAGCCAGCCCAGTACAACAAACACGAGGACTCCTGCTcaacctgctcctcctcctcagaaTCAGAGGAAGAGGGTTACTTCTTGGGGCAGCCCATCCCCTTGCCCCCCCAGCTAACCCGAAGGCCCCCGTCGGTGgacggagagggg